The DNA region GTGGGACTGAAAAACGCAAAGCCATGTACACCAAGGACTACAAAATGTTGGGATTTACTGTAAGTAAAGAATAGAGGATGGTAGGCTTTCCCCTCTGACAGGAAGTCAGAAGGTCCATCTAGACAGGCTGATAAATCTTCCTTCATAATGGTAGCCTTGGGTCTTGATGTTTGGTTTGCTTTGGTAGTAACAAGTTTGCAAGTTTTGGCCCCGTGAAACACATTCATCAGGGGGTGGGCCCAGGAGATCCGCCGCAGTGGGTAGAATGGGGACCTGTTCCCTAAACAGCTAGGTTCTTTGCAAAGCTATCATGACAATTTTATGGTAGAACATGACTGTAGGGTGGAGTTGGTTTATGGATTTGCTGCAAACCTGCTCAGTGCCTGGCAGCAGCTAGGCCCTGGGATGCACGATGAGGCAGCCAcagtccagctctttgagagcTCCCAGTTCAGTCACAGAGATGGGAATGCAAAAAGAGCTAGGACCAAGGTAGAAAGCATGAGGTGCTGGCAGCAGACAGAGGGAGAGCATAGGGCTTCCCTTAAGGTCTTTGCACACATGGGAGCACTACTGAGTCTTAGATCAGTTGTCTCTGTTTCTCCAGAACCATATCAACCCAGCCTTGGACTTTACCCAGACTCCTCCTGGAATGCTGGCCTTGGACAACATGCTGTACTTGGCTAAAGTCCACCAGGACACCTACATCCGGGTAAAGGTGGCAGGAGTTGGCCTTGCTCCCAGTGCCCATCTCTTGTcttcctccctcacctccctaaTCCTTCTTTGTGTCTTCCCCACAGATTGTCTTGGAGAACAGCAGCCGAGAAGACAAACATGAATGCCCATTTGGCCGTAGTGCCATCGAGCTCACCAAAATGCTCTGTGAAATCCTGCAGGTTGGGGAACTACGTAAGTCTCTGCAGCTTCCTCTCCTCCTTTAGCCAGGAACCTTTTGAGACTGCAGGTTGTCAACAGTTAGATGTCAGTGGCCTGGACAACCTTGGGGTATTTTAAATTACTACCTGAGCTGGTCATCCATCTTATCTTTGTGGAAATCATGGTCATTGCTTTGTTTAAGCTGGTAATTTGAGGTGTAATCAGAAGGTGCAGCACTGTGTTTCAGAGGTAGCTGGGCCCTAACAGGATAGAGGAAACCaggaaaagcagcctggagaagAAAGCTAGGGAGGGAGAAAGACCCACCCGTGCTCCCTGGCAGCCTTGGTTCTTGATCTGCTCTGGTTCTTTGGAACTTTGGTGCAGAGAACCAAAGCTTCTGGATGTGAGCTTCCCAGGCCCCATGGACATAGCCTTCGGCCTTTGTTACTCTCCTGCAGCAAACGAAGGGCGCAATGACTACCACCCAATGTTCTTTACCCATGACCGAGCATTTGAAGAGCTCTTTGGAATCTGCATCCAGCTGTTGAACAAGACCTGGAAAGAGATGAGGGCAACAGCAGAGGACTTCAACAAGGTCAGTGTCACCAAGCTGCTCTGAGGCCCATGCAAGATTATCACTCAGTGTTCTCTGACAGCTGGCCAGTGCCTGGGGAACCCCTGAGAGAGAAAACCAGCTTTGTCTGCAGTGCTGAGTCACAACACTGAGGTGTTGGAGAGCCTGGGTCTCATCTGGTTGTGACTTCCTCTGTGACCTTGAGTGGGAGTCTTAGTGCCCAAGGCCCTCATTTGCCCAGTGAAGCCAGCACCTGCCCCGCCTATCTCCCTTGGCTGGGGGCAGGAAAATTAGCATAGCAGAACAGCTGTGGCTTATCACGGACTGCGTGTGGTTGCTGTTGAACTGCCGATGTAGAGAGAGGTCAGGAGGCCACAGGCATCCTCTGGGCATCATGGGTTTTAATTGATAATCGTCCCTTGGTGCTTTCGGGGTGCCCACTCCTGGCACTGTGCCAGGCCCTTGCATGCTGACACTCTAGGAGATGAGGGTTTTAAAGTTAatcatctcatttaaaaaatagaaaagtataaaGAAGCAAACATCACCTATGATTCCACCACCCAGCACCAGCCACTGCTGCGATGTGCCCTATTCTTCCCCACAGCTTTCCCATCCGCACACCCAGTGGGGCAGCCAGACCATCCGCACACCACGGTGTGCCAGGCACCGTGCTTGCCTTCCATTTAACCATCTGTCACTTGACCTGAGTAGCCACTAAAGGGTGTCTCTTAGAAAGTCACCCAGCAGGTATCTCTAGGACTAGGGACTCAGGAGCTGAGGAGAGCCTGTCCGTTTATCAGAGCAGTGGCATGAGTTGCTGCCTTCTTTCCTCTCAGGTTATGCAGGTCGTCCGAGAGCAGATCACGCGAGCTTTGCCCTCCAAACCCAACTCCTTGGATCAGTTCAAGAGCAAACTGCGTAGCCTAAGCTACTCTGAGATTCTAAGACTGCGCCAATCTGAGAGGATGAGTCAGGATGACTTCCAGTCCCCGCCGATTGTGTAAGTGCTGTCCTGGAGGAGCCTGGGAGGGAAGGGGCAGCTGCCAGCTGTGCCCTCAGGAGCACCACCATCCCCATGACCTTCTCCTCACTCAGTGCATGTCCACCCTAGGGAGCTGAGGGAGAAGATCCAGCCTGAGATCCTTGAGCTGATCAAGCAGCAGCGCCTGAACAGGCTCTGTGAGGGCAGCAGCTTCCGAAAGATAGGGAATCGCCGAAGGCAAGGTGAGGAGACAGGAACACTGGGCTGGTCCTCACCCACAGACTCCCTGCGGCCAGGAGGAGGCTGCCTGGTGGCCCCTGGAGGGAGCAGGCAGGCCAGTCGTCCTTCTGTCTTTTGTGGGCCCAGGCCTTTCCCAGTACTGTCCCAGTCCACCGGCTTGGTTTCCTTGTATTCCAGAACGGTTCTGGTACTGCCGATTAGCACTGAACCACAAGGTCCTGCACTACGGTGACTTGGATGACAACCCTCAAGGAGAGGTGACATTTGAATCCCTGCAGGAGAAAAGTAGGTTCATTTCTCTGCTGATGTGTTGTAGTAGCTAGACTTGACAGCAGACCTGAACTCTAGTCCTGGCTATTTGAGGTCTGTTCTTGGGCCCAAGCTCGCTCAGAACCTGTTTCCTTATCTGCCAGAGATCACCTGCCTGGCCCACCTCTCTGGTTGTTTGGGAAATTGATGAGGTCACAGATGTGAACATGCCCTGTAGGTTGTAAAACGCTCTGGTGCTGGACAGCCTGAATTTAGATCCTGGCTCTCCCCCTAATTAGTGATTAATTCTGATTAATTGCAAGTTAACTCTCCCCTCTGCTTTGGGTGTTTCTGTAAAATGGTAATGATGGTCACCCTCCTAGAGGTCTGCATGGGTGGTCAAGAATGGCTGGTGGGCAGTTAGCCCAGTCTTCAGCTGCCACTGACCTTCGCTCTGATGGCATTGTCACCTTCATTCTGTGAAGTGTCCAAGGCCCCTCTCCTTGGGAATTAAACCAGGAGCCCCACAGTGATGCCCAATGAGACAGCCTCACTAAACCATGGTCTATGGAAAGTGACCAAGGAGGAGGGAACACTGCGAGGCCATGGTCCACAGCCACTCTTCCTGAGGCACTAGAGCCCTTCAAGTCTGGGATCTGCAGCTCCCTGGCACTCTGCCCAGGGCTTCCCTTCCAGCCCTGAGGCAAGCACTGACCAGCCTGCAGCATCAGATTCCAGATGCTAATTCCCACCATTTATCAGTTCCTGTTGCAGACATTAAGGCCATTGTCACTGGGAAAGATTGTCCCCACATGAAAGAGAAAAGTGCTCTGAAACAGAATAAGGTGAGTGGAAACACAGTCCTGAGCAGCCGGCACAGTGATACCTGCAGAGTGCAGCCAGTGGGGGGTGTTGTTTAGCTACATGCTcactctcttcccctctctttaAGTTATTTTTGAATGTTCTAGTAAGAATTttgaacatacaaaaaaatagatagaACCCTCTAATCAAATACTTTGTACATCTTGGGATGTCCACCAATTGTCttataaatgtcataatttctttaTGTAAAGGTTTAGATGCTTACTCACACACCTTCATAACCATTTTGGCAGGGGAAGGGtggggcagtaccagggattgaactcaggagcactggaccactgagccacatctccagccctattttgtatcttctttagagataggttctcactgagttgtttagcgcctcactgttgctaaggttggctttgaactcaagatcctcctgcctcagcctcccaagccactgggatcacaggcatgtgccaccatgcccagaatagccattttatttaaatcagaATCCGAAGTCTATACATCataataagtctttttttttttaaagttttttcattCATAAGTTCCCCTGCtgtattttccatctttttttttccttgttttagtttatttgttgaagaaatcaGGATGCTTGTTTGGTAGTTTTCCAGAGTCTGAATTTTGCTTAATGTCTCCCTGTGGTCTAGTTTAACTTGCTCCTCTGTCCCAGATCTGTAAATTGGTAGAGGGATCTAGAGGTTTGATTTGGTTCACATTTGTCCTTTTTCTGGCAAGACCCCTCACAGATTGTCTCGTGATCTGTCAGGAGGCTCCTAAGGTCTGGTGTCTCCTTTGGGCCACATCAGCAGACTCACTGCTGGTGCCCACGTCGTTAGTAAGTTAAGATTTGCAAACGAGGGACGTCCCAATGTAGTTATTCCTTTTTCACTTATGAGCTGAACTTCTCTGTCTGAAATTTGCCCTTATTTAGTTTTGGTTTCCTAGGAGTACAGTTCATTAAGAAAGGAAGATCCAtgcttgattcttttttcttatgtACGTACTTTTAAGACAGTGAGTGCCCTGTTATCATTCAATAATAACCAATTTTCTgtctattttgctttgtttttttagtgttattATGAAGTCATGGATATAAgcaatttatatttgtttcattcAGTCCATTGCAGTTATTTTATTGGATGCTCAAATTGTCTTTGTCTGcagtttgttttttggtaatttttaaaaaattgtgaagaCTTCCCTGTGCTAATTATAGcatgataaaaagagaaatccagtcattttttatgtaaaataaaaaagttttaacaACATACAGTCAAGGACTCTGACATGCAAGGGTTCTGAGTGTTGAAATGACTTGTCCCATCTTAAAAGTATCACCACATTTTAGGCAGGACTTAGGTGAAGAGTTAAAGTCGATGACCACTGGGCCTTATCTCTAGCCACATCTGTGTGCATGCCTACAGGCCTTGGGGATATCACAACTAAATCAATGCATTTGGTGACTTTGGCCAAGATCCTGATGTGCAGAGCCCAGGCCATTATGTTGTTCCAAATAACTGACACCCTTTCTCCTTTAGGAGGTGTTGGAACTGGCTTTCTCCATCCTGTATGACCCTGACGAGACCTTAAACTTCATCGCTCCTAATAAATATGAGGTGAGCAGTGTGCTGCTGCCCGGAACAGCACAGCCCTTGAGGGGACTCTGCAGCGGGGGGAGGAGGGGCAGAACAGGGGCATCCATCTCAAAGCAGGTGGCCTAGCAGATCATGCAGGCCATCAGATGCTGAGAATTTGCCACACCGTGGGCCTTTCACTGCGTACTGGTCTTCCcaggttattcttttttaaatttttttttaacttaactttatttatttcttttatgtggtgctgaggatcgaacccagtgcctcacacatgctaggcaagcgctctaccactgagccacgacctcaGCCCCCAGGTTATTCTTTAGCAATAGCCATATATTGGAAACATGGGGCCAACTAGGGACAACGTATTCACTTGGGAGtagaaaaattctcttttcatttcttctgtggtTCCCAATACAAATTTGACTTGACAGGTCCTCCCTACTCAAGGCTCCCAGTTACATGTCATCATGGATCCAGCCTGGGCTTTGAAGCCAGTGGATCTGGTTCTTCTGACAAGGGGCCTACATTTCTACCCACAGCTCTGAAGATGCTGGACATTAAATGAGTAAATGCAGTTGAAATCCTACGTGCCTGGTGACCTCTGAGAGCCATCAGTGAGAACCAGAGGCCAGGTGTTGAGAAGAACATACAGTTGGTAGGGTCTGAGCTGCCAGTAGAGTTTaggtgggaggaaaggaaggatgcGCAGGCGGGGAGCCAGGTGAACAAGGCAGGAGGGCAGGAAAACGGCAGCAGAGAATACAGGAAGATTTCAGGGGGGAGGTTGGGAAGAATTGTAAGTTATTCCCTCCCATCTCGACAACTCCAGCTCAATTTCTTTAGTACttactttttaacatttattgactgatctttttaatttacttttttttaataaaactgaaGTACTTCCATATTCCTGTATGGGTCCTATTTTATCCACCTAACACCCTCTGCCCCATATGCCTCCAGTTTGGGGGACTGACTAGCATTCACTGACCACCATAATCATGACAGATCTGTACCCAACTTCACGTAGATGTTGCTCCAGATTTAGGTCTCATTTTGctttattcattaattatttttaggCCACACTTCATATTATTTTAGGGAGTTTAACTGTACATCTTCCATAAAAACCAGAATTAGTAATTAAAAGTGTGACCACTTCCCACTTTATCTTTGCTATGACCAGTTTTGCCTGTTTTAAGCAATGCAAAGGGGACCGTGGTAAGTTCCATCAGAACAGGGACTCTGGCAGGATCTCTTGTGGCCCCATGGCTACCATGTGACATTTTTGCAACTTGCTCCCCACAGTACTGCATCTGGATTGATGGCCTCAGTGCCCTTCTGGGTAAGGACATGTCCAGTGAGCTGACCAAAAGTGACCTGGATACCCTGCTGAGCATGGAAATGAAGCTGCGGCTCCTGGACCTGGAAAACATCCAGATTCCTGAAGCACCGCCACCAGTCCCCAAGGAGCCCAGCAGCTATGACTTTGTCTATCATTATGGCTGAGCCTGGAGCCAGAGACCACAGTACCCAGGAGGGATTTGGGCCCAGGAGAGACACTCAGCTCTGGTGCCTTGTCTTTTGCTTGTACAGAAACTACAGTGATGGTGGTGGCCAGTAAATGCCAGCCACTCCTCAAACCCACCTCAGACCACACAGAACTTCTTCCTGGTCTCTGCCTACTAGGAGTCATGGAGGCAGGGTGCTTTGCCTTCCCGTCACCGCAAAGCCTGGGATTGGGCCATGAGGAATGAATGATAGGTGCCCTGCCTTCCAGCCTAGAAACTGTTGTCTTGAACTGGGTTTAACAGCAGCCACCCACCTCCCTTCCTGAGGCTGCTCTTGTTGGCTGGATCCCATGTGAGCCAGAGATGGTTCAGGAAAAACTGCCTGCAGAGGACAGGTAATCCGGGCATGTTGAGAGCCTTGGAGTGGCTGCCTTTGGGTGGATCTGAATATAGGCCTTGTGCCTTTGCTTTGTCTTCTTCGTGAGGGCTCACTCTAGCCTCATCTGGTGCCAAGATGTTGCTGCTTCTGAGGTTTGGCTCTAACATCTCTGGTCTCCAGAGCTATCAGATCTCTCTTGCCCATGAAGGTATCAGAACAGATGGATGTTCCTCCATACAAGCTCTCCGTCTCTTCCTGGCCAGGCAGAGACCTCCAGTCCAAGTCCTGCCCTCTTAGTTTCAGGAACACTGCAGGGAAAGCCCCGCTGAGGCCTAGGTCAGGACTGACTGTGGTCACAGGATTCCCCCTGGTTGCCCCTACGTTTATCTTTCCTTCCTGGAGAAATCTCCCACTGGCTTGAACTGCAGCCCCTCCAGTTTGTTTTCCTTTGGCCTCCAGACTGTAGGAAGTttgccttcccttctctccttcctagtGCTGTGGTTTCTGCCACTGGCCATGATTTCAGGGAGCTGGCTGGGGTCAGCCAAGGCCACAGCTGTGCTACGGGGCTTCCCTGGTGCTTCAGCACTTGAACCACATGCACATCCTCTCCCCTTGGACCCGTTAACACAGTGGCTTTCAGTATTGATACCCTGGCATGGTAGGTACTACCCAATGAAGAGTgtactatatattttctttactatAGGCCATACTTATACagacatgtatatatatttatataatatctaCCTATCCTAGGACAAAATGTTTGCAGGGCTGTAAAATGGGGGAAAAGTAACACTCCCAATTGTGAGCCAAGAGTAACCAGAGAATGGCCAGGAGCTTCCCATCAGTAACCAGGTTTTCAATAAATACGCTTTCATGTACAAATTGTGGTTCCTGTTAACAGCTGTTTCCCTGCACTTGCTCCCTGCCCAAGGGTGGAGTCACCTTGgccattttcattttagtataCCTGGGAGGCTACAGGACTCCAGGTGGAGCCATTAGCCACTCCAAaagtcccttcctcctcctcatccacGCCCCCCAGCACATACCTGCTGGTGAAGAACTCTCACAGATTGTGTACTGGGACAAAGTGTTTCCAGCTCCGTGTGGCTCTGTACAGCAGGGAAAGGAGTACTGTACACCCCCATGAACAcatcctccctcttcccccctGCCAGGGAGCAGCTCGAGCACTTCTGCCTTACAAAGAAGACGTTCTTCACCCTGTGTCATCTGTGTTTGGTGCCCAGCCTTGCAGCTGGTGTTTAAGGCTGTTGCTCCAGTCCACAGCCTTGGTGGCATGAATGTCTGTAATGATGAAAATAGATACTTTAATTTCTCTCACCtctgagagaggagaggatgagAACAAGTTCTCTCAAAAGGCATAGAAAGTACATGCCACACAGGCCTTGCGGACTGAATAAAGCCAAGACCTGGGGCAGTGACGGGTACCATTGTAGGTGCTTGGTAAGCACTGAATGAACTGATGCCAGTTGGCAATGGAGACAGCAGCAGTTTGCAGGAAGCTCTGCTCACACTTTGGCCTTGAACCTTCTGTTCAGAGGGGTTGGGAGCTCAGCTGAGTCACAAGGATCCATGTTTGCAGCCAGTCACAGTGCAGAGCCCAGGAGACTGGAGTAGAGCAAAAATCACAAAACTGGGTCTTGGTGTGCAGCCCTCACCTGCCAGGCCTAGTGTTGCTCACTGTCCATAAACACTGCCCCTTTTAACCCATCCCACAAGATGCATCAAATCTGAATGCTCTTGGCGGGTGTCTGGGGGCCACTGCAACCTGTCCCTTGGCTACTTGAACCACTGTAGTTTTTGTTACCTTCTTGAACCACCTGAGCTCCCAGCAAGCATGGCACTTTCTCAGCCCCTCTTGAGGTTCTTATTTCCTGTGGGATGCTCTCCTCTTACTCAACCTCTTGAAATTATTCTTAGAAGGCTTCAGACGAAATATTTCACAATTGTTATTCTGTATCTTTCTAAGTAAAAATTAAGTGTCCCTGACATTACTCCCCAGCTGGCTGCAGCTTCCAGAAGCGGAAGCCCAGAGAGATTTCGTGGTTCGCtgcatgcttgcctggcactgGGTTGCATGTAGATAAACCGTCTGTTTGACAAAGGTAAATAGGTGACCACCGTGGGGGTGCTCCCTGTGTGCAGGACAGTAGCAGGCACCGCGGCTCCACAACAAGTGGCTGCTTGCGCGCCGGAGACAAGCTATTACAATACAGGGCTGAACAAAAGGTGGGCGCGGGCGCCCAGCGCACCAGGGCACCGCGGCGGTCTGGCAGAGCGCGGAGGAAGGCCGCCCCAGCCTCTGCACACGGTCCCCGCTCCGCCCCCTCACTGCTCGGCCCCTCGGGGGCTTCCGGCGGAAGCCACCCC from Ictidomys tridecemlineatus isolate mIctTri1 chromosome 5, mIctTri1.hap1, whole genome shotgun sequence includes:
- the Elmo2 gene encoding engulfment and cell motility protein 2 isoform X3 yields the protein MPPPSDIVKVAIEWPGANAQLLEIDQKRPLASIIKEVCDGWSLPNPEYYTLRYADGPQLYITEQTRSDIKNGTILQLAISPSRAARQLMERTQSSSMETRLDAMKELAKLSADVTFATEFINMDGIVVLTRLVESGTKLLSHYSEMLAFTLTAFLELMDHGIVSWDMVSITFIKQIAGYVSQPMVDVSILQRSLAILESMVLNSQSLYQKIAEEITVGQLISHLQVSNQEIQTYAIALINALFLKAPEDKRQDMANAFAQKHLRSIILNHVIRGNRPIKTEMAHQLYVLQVLTFNLLEERMMTKMDPNDQAQRDIIFELRRIAFDAESDPSNVPGSGTEKRKAMYTKDYKMLGFTNHINPALDFTQTPPGMLALDNMLYLAKVHQDTYIRIVLENSSREDKHECPFGRSAIELTKMLCEILQVGELPNEGRNDYHPMFFTHDRAFEELFGICIQLLNKTWKEMRATAEDFNKVMQVVREQITRALPSKPNSLDQFKSKLRSLSYSEILRLRQSERMSQDDFQSPPIVELREKIQPEILELIKQQRLNRLCEGSSFRKIGNRRRQERFWYCRLALNHKVLHYGDLDDNPQGEVTFESLQEKIPVADIKAIVTGKDCPHMKEKSALKQNKEVLELAFSILYDPDETLNFIAPNKYEYCIWIDGLSALLGKDMSSELTKSDLDTLLSMEMKLRLLDLENIQIPEAPPPVPKEPSSYDFVYHYG
- the Elmo2 gene encoding engulfment and cell motility protein 2 isoform X1, translating into MPPPSDIVKVAIEWPGANAQLLEIDQKRPLASIIKEVCDGWSLPNPEYYTLRYADGPQLYITEQTRSDIKNGTILQLAISPSRAARQLMERTQSSSMETRLDAMKELAKLSADVTFATEFINMDGIVVLTRLVESGTKLLSHYSEMLAFTLTAFLELMDHGIVSWDMVSITFIKQIAGYVSQPMVDVSILQRSLAILESMVLNSQSLYQKIAEEITVGQLISHLQVSNQEIQTYAIALINALFLKAPEDKRQDKHLNPLDLPVTDMANAFAQKHLRSIILNHVIRGNRPIKTEMAHQLYVLQVLTFNLLEERMMTKMDPNDQAQRDIIFELRRIAFDAESDPSNVPGSGTEKRKAMYTKDYKMLGFTNHINPALDFTQTPPGMLALDNMLYLAKVHQDTYIRIVLENSSREDKHECPFGRSAIELTKMLCEILQVGELPNEGRNDYHPMFFTHDRAFEELFGICIQLLNKTWKEMRATAEDFNKVMQVVREQITRALPSKPNSLDQFKSKLRSLSYSEILRLRQSERMSQDDFQSPPIVELREKIQPEILELIKQQRLNRLCEGSSFRKIGNRRRQERFWYCRLALNHKVLHYGDLDDNPQGEVTFESLQEKIPVADIKAIVTGKDCPHMKEKSALKQNKEVLELAFSILYDPDETLNFIAPNKYEYCIWIDGLSALLGKDMSSELTKSDLDTLLSMEMKLRLLDLENIQIPEAPPPVPKEPSSYDFVYHYG
- the Elmo2 gene encoding engulfment and cell motility protein 2 isoform X4 encodes the protein MPPPSDIVKVAIEWPGANAQLLEIDQKRPLASIIKEVCDGWSLPNPEYYTLRYADGPQLYITEQTRSDIKNGTILQLAISPSRAARQLMERTQSSSMETRLDAMKELAKLSADVTFATEFINMDGIVVLTRLVESGTKLLSHEMLAFTLTAFLELMDHGIVSWDMVSITFIKQIAGYVSQPMVDVSILQRSLAILESMVLNSQSLYQKIAEEITVGQLISHLQVSNQEIQTYAIALINALFLKAPEDKRQDMANAFAQKHLRSIILNHVIRGNRPIKTEMAHQLYVLQVLTFNLLEERMMTKMDPNDQAQRDIIFELRRIAFDAESDPSNVPGSGTEKRKAMYTKDYKMLGFTNHINPALDFTQTPPGMLALDNMLYLAKVHQDTYIRIVLENSSREDKHECPFGRSAIELTKMLCEILQVGELPNEGRNDYHPMFFTHDRAFEELFGICIQLLNKTWKEMRATAEDFNKVMQVVREQITRALPSKPNSLDQFKSKLRSLSYSEILRLRQSERMSQDDFQSPPIVELREKIQPEILELIKQQRLNRLCEGSSFRKIGNRRRQERFWYCRLALNHKVLHYGDLDDNPQGEVTFESLQEKIPVADIKAIVTGKDCPHMKEKSALKQNKEVLELAFSILYDPDETLNFIAPNKYEYCIWIDGLSALLGKDMSSELTKSDLDTLLSMEMKLRLLDLENIQIPEAPPPVPKEPSSYDFVYHYG
- the Elmo2 gene encoding engulfment and cell motility protein 2 isoform X2; the encoded protein is MPPPSDIVKVAIEWPGANAQLLEIDQKRPLASIIKEVCDGWSLPNPEYYTLRYADGPQLYITEQTRSDIKNGTILQLAISPSRAARQLMERTQSSSMETRLDAMKELAKLSADVTFATEFINMDGIVVLTRLVESGTKLLSHEMLAFTLTAFLELMDHGIVSWDMVSITFIKQIAGYVSQPMVDVSILQRSLAILESMVLNSQSLYQKIAEEITVGQLISHLQVSNQEIQTYAIALINALFLKAPEDKRQDKHLNPLDLPVTDMANAFAQKHLRSIILNHVIRGNRPIKTEMAHQLYVLQVLTFNLLEERMMTKMDPNDQAQRDIIFELRRIAFDAESDPSNVPGSGTEKRKAMYTKDYKMLGFTNHINPALDFTQTPPGMLALDNMLYLAKVHQDTYIRIVLENSSREDKHECPFGRSAIELTKMLCEILQVGELPNEGRNDYHPMFFTHDRAFEELFGICIQLLNKTWKEMRATAEDFNKVMQVVREQITRALPSKPNSLDQFKSKLRSLSYSEILRLRQSERMSQDDFQSPPIVELREKIQPEILELIKQQRLNRLCEGSSFRKIGNRRRQERFWYCRLALNHKVLHYGDLDDNPQGEVTFESLQEKIPVADIKAIVTGKDCPHMKEKSALKQNKEVLELAFSILYDPDETLNFIAPNKYEYCIWIDGLSALLGKDMSSELTKSDLDTLLSMEMKLRLLDLENIQIPEAPPPVPKEPSSYDFVYHYG
- the Elmo2 gene encoding engulfment and cell motility protein 2 isoform X5, translated to MPPPSDIVKVAIEWPGANAQLLEIDQKRPLASIIKEVCDGWSLPNPEYYTLRYADGPQLYITEQTRSDIKNGTILQLAISPSRAARQLMERTQSSSMETRLDAMKELAKLSADVTFATEFINMDGIVVLTRLVESGTKLLSHYSEMLAFTLTAFLELMDHGIVSWDMVSITFIKQIAGYVSQPMVDVSILQRSLAILESMVLNSQSLYQKIAEEITVGQLISHLQVSNQEIQTYAIALINALFLKAPEDKRQDKHLNPLDLPVTDMANAFAQKHLRSIILNHVIRGNRPIKTEMAHQLYVLQVLTFNLLEERMMTKMDPNDQAQRDIIFELRRIAFDAESDPSNVPGSGTEKRKAMYTKDYKMLGFTNHINPALDFTQTPPGMLALDNMLYLAKVHQDTYIRIVLENSSREDKHECPFGRSAIELTKMLCEILQVGELPNEGRNDYHPMFFTHDRAFEELFGICIQLLNKTWKEMRATAEDFNKVMQVVREQITRALPSKPNSLDQFKSKLRSLSYSEILRLRQSERMSQDDFQSPPIVELREKIQPEILELIKQQRLNRLCEGSSFRKIGNRRRQERFWYCRLALNHKVLHYGDLDDNPQGEVTFESLQEKIPVADIKAIVTGKDCPHMKEKSALKQNKEVLELAFSILYDPDETLNFIAPNKYEVLPTQGSQLHVIMDPAWALKPVDLVLLTRGLHFYPQL
- the Elmo2 gene encoding engulfment and cell motility protein 2 isoform X7 is translated as MVDVSILQRSLAILESMVLNSQSLYQKIAEEITVGQLISHLQVSNQEIQTYAIALINALFLKAPEDKRQDKHLNPLDLPVTDMANAFAQKHLRSIILNHVIRGNRPIKTEMAHQLYVLQVLTFNLLEERMMTKMDPNDQAQRDIIFELRRIAFDAESDPSNVPGSGTEKRKAMYTKDYKMLGFTNHINPALDFTQTPPGMLALDNMLYLAKVHQDTYIRIVLENSSREDKHECPFGRSAIELTKMLCEILQVGELPNEGRNDYHPMFFTHDRAFEELFGICIQLLNKTWKEMRATAEDFNKVMQVVREQITRALPSKPNSLDQFKSKLRSLSYSEILRLRQSERMSQDDFQSPPIVELREKIQPEILELIKQQRLNRLCEGSSFRKIGNRRRQERFWYCRLALNHKVLHYGDLDDNPQGEVTFESLQEKIPVADIKAIVTGKDCPHMKEKSALKQNKEVLELAFSILYDPDETLNFIAPNKYEYCIWIDGLSALLGKDMSSELTKSDLDTLLSMEMKLRLLDLENIQIPEAPPPVPKEPSSYDFVYHYG
- the Elmo2 gene encoding engulfment and cell motility protein 2 isoform X6, translated to MPSSLKLTRWSLPNPEYYTLRYADGPQLYITEQTRSDIKNGTILQLAISPSRAARQLMERTQSSSMETRLDAMKELAKLSADVTFATEFINMDGIVVLTRLVESGTKLLSHYSEMLAFTLTAFLELMDHGIVSWDMVSITFIKQIAGYVSQPMVDVSILQRSLAILESMVLNSQSLYQKIAEEITVGQLISHLQVSNQEIQTYAIALINALFLKAPEDKRQDKHLNPLDLPVTDMANAFAQKHLRSIILNHVIRGNRPIKTEMAHQLYVLQVLTFNLLEERMMTKMDPNDQAQRDIIFELRRIAFDAESDPSNVPGSGTEKRKAMYTKDYKMLGFTNHINPALDFTQTPPGMLALDNMLYLAKVHQDTYIRIVLENSSREDKHECPFGRSAIELTKMLCEILQVGELPNEGRNDYHPMFFTHDRAFEELFGICIQLLNKTWKEMRATAEDFNKVMQVVREQITRALPSKPNSLDQFKSKLRSLSYSEILRLRQSERMSQDDFQSPPIVELREKIQPEILELIKQQRLNRLCEGSSFRKIGNRRRQERFWYCRLALNHKVLHYGDLDDNPQGEVTFESLQEKIPVADIKAIVTGKDCPHMKEKSALKQNKEVLELAFSILYDPDETLNFIAPNKYEYCIWIDGLSALLGKDMSSELTKSDLDTLLSMEMKLRLLDLENIQIPEAPPPVPKEPSSYDFVYHYG